The sequence TGTATACCAACTTGCCAAACCGATTCTTTCTCTTCAATAAAGTTGCAACGCAGTTTTCTCTCACCATTTGCAACaatgacatttttaaaaatgtccatCTGTTCTTCTGtccattctttttttctttcagcaTTACCTACATTAATGCAACAATGAATACTATATCTAGGGAATTTGAGGAATTGCATGTCTAACTGTCTCACTTTCGAAGCAGAAAGTATGGCCTCATTTCCATAGTCAATAAATTCCACGAGAATTGTGCAATTATCTAGTTTGTTTTTAACAACTGCCCTGTACCAAGCACCATCAGAGGGGTACTGTGCTTTCACCAAATGACCTGGCATCAACTGACTGTATTCAACTTGTGATTCACATAACTGAGAACAATTCAGTTTGTCCACAAGAGAAAAAATATCAGAGTCTTCACATGCAAGCTGAACAAAAAAACTTGATGGGCTGTTGCAGTGTGAAATATAGCCTTCTGAGACACATCCTGCATTCATAATTCTTGAAGGAAGGTCTTTCAGTTTTGAGTAAGAAGGAACAGGCTTCTCATTATCTTTTTGCTTTTCCATTTTCAGAGATACAATGGGTCCACTTGCACAAACTGCAAAATCAGTACATtgcacatttttaacattatggCCTGTAGAACTGGTGTGGTCAGCTGATTTTTGTGCTTTTCTATAACCTTGGTCTGCTTGAAGATTTGAGTTAGAGTTGTCTCTTCTCCCCAAAGGCTTTACAAGTCCGTGTGAGAGCTGGTTGATGTCTTGTCTTCTTGCATTACACTCCTTGTTTTGGATTTCATTCCATTTCTCCTTTGCCTTCACATTTATGTTTGTTTTGCCATCATGCATCTCCACTAATAATTCCCCATTAGGGCCTTTCCCCATTATGGTGGCAGTGAACATACGGTCAGTTGCATAACTTTCAAACCAGGCATTCAATTCTGTTGTTGATTCTTCTAAACTTACATTGAAAAGGCTAAACTTGACAGCCTGAAATGGGAGAGACATGTTTGCACTGGGCTCAGCAGGAAAAGGCAGAAGATCAGATTCATCTAAAATCAAAAGATCACCATAATCTACAAAATGGACAATGATTTTGGGATTTACTGATTTTATTTGTCCTCTGTACAACTGGCCATCCTTATATCTTGCAATACACATCATTTGTGGTAAAAAATTATTTCCTTTGGGATGAGTCATTCCACAAAACTGTTGAACGTCTTTGGTCAGTTTTTCAACCATGGCAGCATTTGGTTTAAACTGGCCATAGAAGTGGTCAACACCTTTAACACAGGTTATCCAAACCTTTTCTTTTGTGTGTAGGTTAATATGGTGGGATGAGTCTGCTTGTGGAGAATTCAGAACACAATATGTGTCAAGAGAGTCCACTGCTGAGCTATTTGCTTCTTTCTGAATGAGTGCAGTCCTACAATTTGGGGACAGTGATTCAATATCCACCACATTGAGCATTGTACCTTGTGGGTCATACATAACTGCACATATAGTGAATTTCAAAGTGGCATTATCAAGTGATGCTGAAGAAATTAAGTCAAATGAGTCAGAAAAGGCACTATCACTTAAAGCTGTATCTTCAGAACTTACAGAGTTCACCTTGTTGAACAGGCTGCACTGAAAAGCTTGACGTTTTAGCTTAAGAAATTCTGAGTCAATTGGTCGCAAATCTTGCAACGGCACTTTCAGCCGTTGGCCATAATCAATGAGGCGTACATCAACTTGAGACGAATTCAGCTGGTGGTTTAAAACGTGTGCTCTGTACCACATTCCATTATTGGGATGACATGCCACACAAATTGATCCAATGAGCATCTGGAACTGACTGCATGAATAACGTCTTTGCATATCTTCCATTAGCATCTtgagacttggcacactgtcagCCATTTGGCACCAAAATGTTTGGTCACTTTCTACATAAGACACATTAACTTCAACAACAGTTCCAATTTTGAACAAGTGTTCGTTAAGTACAGAGTGCCCTTCAAACGGATTGGAAAAGTCACTGTGTAGCCCTTGGTAAGTACTCTTCAAATCTTCAGGACTGTCCTCCATTGTACTCAACCTAGTCCAAgcaaatccagatttttttggaAGGATAAAATGGTCCAGGGAATGTTCCTGAGTTACAGATGTATGCTCAAGACTACTTTTTGGGGTTTCTTTGCTGCAAAAGCTGTCTCTCTCAGACATAATGGAGCACTTCTCATGCACAGCAAAACTGTTGTTAATGTTCACATTGTTGTTTCCATAGAGCGTCACATGGTAAATACCATCAGCCAAACTTCTGTGCTCAAATTTCCCAACAAGGATTTGATCCAGCAAAATTGATTTCAACCAATCAATCTGACTGGTTGTCCACCCAGTGCCTTTGTCCTTTATACCATACAGGGAACATGCATAAGTAACAACGGGTAGTCTAAAGAACTCTGCAGATAATGGCCTGACATCTTTCAATTTAACAAAATCTTCTCTTCCATAATCAACATGGAACACTTTTGCAACATCAGACATAACATGTTTCTGCCAAACAGATCGATACCACATGCCATCACTTCCTTTGGTGGCACATGGACAACCATCAGATAGTGGTGTAGGCATTAAAGCAGATGTATTTTCACAGTATTCCTGAATTTGCTTGTTTAACCTCTTCAGTTCATGAGAGAAGACTTGCAACTTGCAGAAGACAGTAAAAGGATTAACTACGTGTGTAACTTCCACAGTCTCAATAGTTCCAGGCATCAATTCTGGGCACAAGAACTGATGGCAACTTTCGATCTTGTTGGCAAACTCAATTTGAACATTTGTTAATGGAGAGCCAGGCCAGGAAACATCTCTTGGTGAATGCAGAGAATCCTCTACAAGGATTTGAAACTGTCCACATGGTATCTTTCTAGCAAATCCAAACTCATGCATTTGCTTGAAAACACTTGGAATGTCAAGAAGGATCATTCTGGAAGGCATCATCACATCCTGAACACAACCACTCACGGTTTTGCCAGTCAAAGACTTGAGAAACTTGGAAGCGGTGGGGGACCATCTATTTTCAGGAGGTAGTGGTGATGCACTGGCTAAGATAAAAAGCTCCATCAGGGGTGGTAGGTTAAAAAAGCTGGTGTGACCCCATGACATAATGTTGTTCGATGCCCAAAGTGTTCTACCATCAtcaataaggaaaacattgtATTGATCCCCACATCTTGATAGTATCCTTGCTCGATGACAGTTTTTCTCTTCTCTTACCAGACATAAAGCACCAGGATTTCCTTTAAACTTGCAATCTTTCTCTTTGTGCATGTGAATGTCTTTTTTCATTTGCTGATATATTTCCTTTGTCAGTTGCACATGGTTAAAAGTGCCTCCAAATTCTACAAAAGCAGAGTCGGAGTGTAGGTTTACACTCGTGATGTGAACAGTTACATTTGATCCTATCGTTGGCAGCACATGAAGAGAACACATCTTGAAAATGACCAGGACAATCTAGGTGAAgccttaaaaaaaagaacaaaaggaacatgttagttagttagcttttTCTCTCTATAAAACCTTTAGCTAAAAATCTGGACACTTCCATGATCTACACTGACAAGTAGTGGTGcaaccattaattaaaaaaaaaaaaaaaaaaactttttactctttagtaacacacacacacacaccatactaaTGCTTAGtatgacatattcctggtacCTGTGACACTGTGTATCAAGGAAAGTGCCAGCATTAAAATGTCCTAATCGTGTTTTGAGTTTTAGGAAATAATCAGGCAAAGATAAAGCTATTCTAAAGTGATAGAAAGTGTCCATGTTAGTCTATGCTTGCTCAATTTGGTTACCATTGTGGCCATATTAAACACAGATAAAAGCAGTTTACTTCACATCTAGCTTACTACTCAAAAACTGAACTTTTCTCTCTGGTAAGAGTACATAATGAATCTAACAGAAATACCAGAAAAAGTGTATCACAGTATTGTCTTATTTGCACATTTTATACAATAATTGTTGTTAACTATACCAATGACAGACCCAATGACTAAGTCTTGACAATTCTAATGAATCACCTGCACCTTTTTTGAAGACATTCAATACCCTAAACGTAACTAGTTAACAGGCAGTTAAGTTTCTGGACTTTAGCACTATACTGCTATCACACGAGCTCAGCGGCATTGCTTACAGGTTCTTCAATTATAAGCgggaggattttaccccttcctctTGTAACTTTGTTTCAGGAGGAGggttacaataaaaaaagaggcatgggtacaaattagaaatgggattaGGCCAGTGTCTTCATTAAAGTAGAAATGATCCACAAATCTCCATCCTAACTTGTAACAGAGATGTTAGCTAAAGGTATGAGCTGTTATAAGAACAGACAGATGGTAACATTTGGTGCTCAATGTTAGATTTACCCTACTGAATAAAGTTTGTTATTACACTGTATTCCATGAGAAAATCTAATTAAACACACCGCTTTACTCACCTGTCTGTGCCCCCAACTTCATCATAAAGGCATTAACCAGGCCTCTGGTATACTCTCTTGATATTATTGAACGCCTTGTAGTTTCTCCAAAGCTTTCTCCTTTACCATTATAAAGCCACGGGTCGCGCTTTCACAAACTCGTAAACAACACCGCCGGAAAAGCAGTTACGAAGTTTTCTTGATGAACTACATGTTTCCGGTCTATTGCGCGGGAAATGGTTGATTACTCAAAGAATTTGAAAGACGTGCGCAACAGTGACACTTGGTGGTGGGAGACATGAACAGCAGCTATAAACACACGGGCCATGATTAAGGGGGTGGGGATTAGGAGACCgctctggaaaaattgagactgcttcaggttctgaatcagtttccctaatttttgctatttataggtatatgttttattaaaatgaacattgttgttttattctataaactatggacaacatttctcctaaattccaaattaaaatattgtcatttatttgcagaaaataagaaatggctgaaatattttttttaaagctttcagacctcaatctatgcacagaaaacacatttatattcataactttttaggagtttagaaatcaatatttggtggaataaccctgttttttaaatacagttttcagtttcatgcatcttgacatgttctcctccaccagacttacactctgcttttggataacttcatgccactcttggtgcaaattcaagcagatcagcttggtttgatggcttgtgatcatccatcttcctcttgattatattccagagtttttcaaattggcaaagtcaaagaaactcatagatTTTaaggtggtttcttattttttccagagctgtaagtgggGTAACACATTATTTGTGGTGTGCATCCCAGATAG is a genomic window of Astyanax mexicanus isolate ESR-SI-001 chromosome 14, AstMex3_surface, whole genome shotgun sequence containing:
- the LOC103027511 gene encoding tudor domain-containing 6 isoform X1 translates to MCSLHVLPTIGSNVTVHITSVNLHSDSAFVEFGGTFNHVQLTKEIYQQMKKDIHMHKEKDCKFKGNPGALCLVREEKNCHRARILSRCGDQYNVFLIDDGRTLWASNNIMSWGHTSFFNLPPLMELFILASASPLPPENRWSPTASKFLKSLTGKTVSGCVQDVMMPSRMILLDIPSVFKQMHEFGFARKIPCGQFQILVEDSLHSPRDVSWPGSPLTNVQIEFANKIESCHQFLCPELMPGTIETVEVTHVVNPFTVFCKLQVFSHELKRLNKQIQEYCENTSALMPTPLSDGCPCATKGSDGMWYRSVWQKHVMSDVAKVFHVDYGREDFVKLKDVRPLSAEFFRLPVVTYACSLYGIKDKGTGWTTSQIDWLKSILLDQILVGKFEHRSLADGIYHVTLYGNNNVNINNSFAVHEKCSIMSERDSFCSKETPKSSLEHTSVTQEHSLDHFILPKKSGFAWTRLSTMEDSPEDLKSTYQGLHSDFSNPFEGHSVLNEHLFKIGTVVEVNVSYVESDQTFWCQMADSVPSLKMLMEDMQRRYSCSQFQMLIGSICVACHPNNGMWYRAHVLNHQLNSSQVDVRLIDYGQRLKVPLQDLRPIDSEFLKLKRQAFQCSLFNKVNSVSSEDTALSDSAFSDSFDLISSASLDNATLKFTICAVMYDPQGTMLNVVDIESLSPNCRTALIQKEANSSAVDSLDTYCVLNSPQADSSHHINLHTKEKVWITCVKGVDHFYGQFKPNAAMVEKLTKDVQQFCGMTHPKGNNFLPQMMCIARYKDGQLYRGQIKSVNPKIIVHFVDYGDLLILDESDLLPFPAEPSANMSLPFQAVKFSLFNVSLEESTTELNAWFESYATDRMFTATIMGKGPNGELLVEMHDGKTNINVKAKEKWNEIQNKECNARRQDINQLSHGLVKPLGRRDNSNSNLQADQGYRKAQKSADHTSSTGHNVKNVQCTDFAVCASGPIVSLKMEKQKDNEKPVPSYSKLKDLPSRIMNAGCVSEGYISHCNSPSSFFVQLACEDSDIFSLVDKLNCSQLCESQVEYSQLMPGHLVKAQYPSDGAWYRAVVKNKLDNCTILVEFIDYGNEAILSASKVRQLDMQFLKFPRYSIHCCINVGNAERKKEWTEEQMDIFKNVIVANGERKLRCNFIEEKESVWQVGIQDQSLLNLESTLELKSCNTSTTVCSRGVCPGVYKKPDVSLGQTIKAYASSVVDPNFFWCQFADSEKLDKISSIAQETGNSAQTNRVLLDNLSQGDSCLALFPDDNLWYRAQVIDKSVSSVSVLFVDYGNESELDQTSVRSVPASLLEIPPQAFLCQVEGFKAVDGCWNEAASGRFTELLVDKPLNVIIQNVKMASDLPFCHQYSVQIECNKVCISDLMKDYWNDSTANIYGQMTEEVFLKPMTVTDVDVLSPTSVNKTWDTTVTSVPSVKCVPKVTDLPPTTFEQDCVSEVYISHIISPDSFFVQLAKDENGLVSLTEELNSISSSVNNQAQMNYFPHGSLVKAVFPDDNSWYRAVIKETNGKDIHVEFIDFGNEATVPATSVRKLEEQFLQVPRFSIHCSLKRDHPTGILIGMEKETCPLAAVLKKAGEKRLFCKFIKKNKTVWEVNLADQRSTLDGLPLEIWDDFSTLQNDSPKQDMPFKKPEISVGQTVEAYASSMDGPNYFWCQGANSEGLDTISLIAQEAGNSAEIACIQIDELCQGDPCLALFTDKLWYRAKVIKKSQKSVSVLFVDYGNESENESGSVKPLPLSLLERPLQAFLCQLEGFSPSGGSWNSNATDKFWELVVDKPLTLTVTNIQNDLDSPFPSYCVKVQSQECVVNEQMKSFWTAAVCPNDESPKLPLSNADTVPVVCNVQSVPEKRLHEIYDNSQENIKTLSDFKPQSFSPFEKQEQEETFRQIVHIKEECEEIEVTQRTLATRYVCLINGDESSLALDKCVSKSKDEFRGINVKCSSKSFQNGQLDKLLPCVGMSETASSNEYDQTLVNQENSDVPYSQADLVGCKAELDEMFQKMDV
- the LOC103027511 gene encoding tudor domain-containing 6 isoform X2, with product MCSLHVLPTIGSNVTVHITSVNLHSDSAFVEFGGTFNHVQLTKEIYQQMKKDIHMHKEKDCKFKGNPGALCLVREEKNCHRARILSRCGDQYNVFLIDDGRTLWASNNIMSWGHTSFFNLPPLMELFILASASPLPPENRWSPTASKFLKSLTGKTVSGCVQDVMMPSRMILLDIPSVFKQMHEFGFARKIPCGQFQILVEDSLHSPRDVSWPGSPLTNVQIEFANKIESCHQFLCPELMPGTIETVEVTHVVNPFTVFCKLQVFSHELKRLNKQIQEYCENTSALMPTPLSDGCPCATKGSDGMWYRSVWQKHVMSDVAKVFHVDYGREDFVKLKDVRPLSAEFFRLPVVTYACSLYGIKDKGTGWTTSQIDWLKSILLDQILVGKFEHRSLADGIYHVTLYGNNNVNINNSFAVHEKCSIMSERDSFCSKETPKSSLEHTSVTQEHSLDHFILPKKSGFAWTRLSTMEDSPEDLKSTYQGLHSDFSNPFEGHSVLNEHLFKIGTVVEVNVSYVESDQTFWCQMADSVPSLKMLMEDMQRRYSCSQFQMLIGSICVACHPNNGMWYRAHVLNHQLNSSQVDVRLIDYGQRLKVPLQDLRPIDSEFLKLKRQAFQCSLFNKVNSVSSEDTALSDSAFSDSFDLISSASLDNATLKFTICAVMYDPQGTMLNVVDIESLSPNCRTALIQKEANSSAVDSLDTYCVLNSPQADSSHHINLHTKEKVWITCVKGVDHFYGQFKPNAAMVEKLTKDVQQFCGMTHPKGNNFLPQMMCIARYKDGQLYRGQIKSVNPKIIVHFVDYGDLLILDESDLLPFPAEPSANMSLPFQAVKFSLFNVSLEESTTELNAWFESYATDRMFTATIMGKGPNGELLVEMHDGKTNINVKAKEKWNEIQNKECNARRQDINQLSHGLVKPLGRRDNSNSNLQADQGYRKAQKSADHTSSTGHNVKNVQCTDFAVCASGPIVSLKMEKQKDNEKPVPSYSKLKDLPSRIMNAGCVSEGYISHCNSPSSFFVQLACEDSDIFSLVDKLNCSQLCESQVEYSQLMPGHLVKAQYPSDGAWYRAVVKNKLDNCTILVEFIDYGNEAILSASKVRQLDMQFLKFPRYSIHCCINVGNAERKKEWTEEQMDIFKNVIVANGERKLRCNFIEEKESVWQVGIQDQSLLNLESTLELKSCNTSTTVCSRGVCPGVYKKPDVSLGQTIKAYASSVVDPNFFWCQFADSEKLDKISSIAQETGNSAQTNRVLLDNLSQGDSCLALFPDDNLWYRAQVIDKSVSSVSVLFVDYGNESELDQTSVRSVPASLLEIPPQAFLCQVEGFKAVDGCWNEAASGRFTELLVDKPLNVIIQNVKMASDLPFCHQYSVQIECNKVCISDLMKDYWNDSTANIYGQMTEEVFLKPMTVTDVDVLSPTSVNKTWDTTVTSVPSVKCVPKVTDLPPTTFEQDCVSEVYISHIISPDSFFVQLAKDENGLVSLTEELNSISSSVNNQAQMNYFPHGSLVKAVFPDDNSWYRAVIKETNGKDIHVEFIDFGNEATVPATSVRKLEEQFLQVPRFSIHCSLKRDHPTGILIGMEKETCPLAAVLKKAGEKRLFCKFIKKNKTVWEVNLADQRSTLDGLPLEIWDDFSTLQNDSPKQDMPFKKPEISVGQTVEAYASSMDGPNYFWCQGANSEGLDTISLIAQEAGNSAEIACIQIDELCQGDPCLALFTDKLWYRAKVIKKSQKSVSVLFVDYGNESENESGSVKPLPLSLLERPLQAFLCQLEGFSPSGGSWNSNATDKFWELVVDKPLTLTVTNIQNDLDSPFPSYCVKVQSQECVVNEQMKSFWTAAVCPNDESPKLPLSNADTVPVVCNVQSVPEKRLHEIYDNSQENIKTLSDFKPQSFSPFEKQEQEETFRQIVHIKEECEEIEVTQRTLATRYVCLINGDESSLALDKCVSKSKDEFRGINVKCSSKSFQNGQLDKLLPCVGMSETASSNEYDQTLVNQENSDVPYSQADLGCKAELDEMFQKMDV